One window of the Cyanobacteria bacterium FACHB-DQ100 genome contains the following:
- a CDS encoding S-layer homology domain-containing protein has protein sequence MSNVRHLSSSALLLVLGMTASAVVPIVTSAPATAANFTDTRTHWARPFIEALADKQIIAGFPDGTFKPDAPVTRAQFAAIVKNAFTSNQVRVARGFNDVAAKYWAAAAINKAYETGFMSGYPDNTFKPEQQIPKVQALVSLSSGLNYTPTGATATTLANFRDSGEIPDYAKTGVAAAAERSVVVNYPNVNFLSPNATATRADVAAYIYQALVNQGKLAPIATSEGANSYIARITASPTTGTTPTPSPVSTDPRYKVSQGTTVNIRYLGSNKIVVTPGETINNLTLRVVDDIKSAQGTVVIPRDSEIVGQLVPVSSNSQVLGTQYLAQQVTIGTRSYPLIARSQVVNGQKIDQNTNPGTLKDAVTSAAARAALSVLLGQKVDLGSILTSATGGQTNPTQTPGNLIVIDPSNDLRLTLSSDFYVAP, from the coding sequence ATGTCTAACGTTCGTCATCTGTCATCAAGTGCCCTACTGCTAGTCTTGGGTATGACCGCAAGTGCTGTCGTCCCGATCGTCACTTCGGCTCCCGCCACTGCCGCTAATTTCACCGACACCCGCACCCATTGGGCAAGACCCTTCATCGAAGCACTTGCTGACAAACAGATCATCGCTGGCTTCCCCGACGGCACCTTCAAACCTGATGCCCCGGTCACCCGCGCGCAATTCGCCGCGATCGTCAAAAACGCCTTTACCAGCAACCAAGTCCGCGTCGCCCGTGGGTTTAATGATGTTGCCGCCAAATACTGGGCAGCCGCCGCCATCAACAAAGCCTACGAAACAGGCTTCATGAGCGGTTATCCCGACAATACCTTCAAACCCGAACAGCAAATTCCCAAAGTACAAGCTCTCGTATCGCTGTCTAGCGGCTTAAACTACACCCCCACTGGCGCAACCGCAACCACGCTGGCAAATTTCAGAGACAGCGGAGAAATTCCCGACTATGCGAAGACGGGCGTTGCAGCTGCGGCAGAACGCAGTGTGGTGGTCAACTATCCTAACGTCAACTTCCTTAGTCCTAATGCAACCGCAACTCGTGCCGATGTTGCCGCGTATATCTATCAGGCATTAGTCAACCAAGGAAAGCTCGCCCCGATCGCCACAAGCGAGGGTGCTAACTCCTACATTGCCCGCATCACCGCCTCACCCACGACGGGCACCACCCCAACGCCTTCTCCGGTCAGCACCGATCCCCGCTACAAAGTGTCCCAAGGAACGACGGTTAATATTCGGTATCTCGGTTCTAACAAAATTGTGGTAACTCCTGGCGAAACTATCAACAACCTCACCCTGCGCGTTGTCGATGACATCAAAAGCGCTCAAGGAACGGTCGTCATTCCGAGAGACAGCGAAATTGTCGGTCAACTGGTTCCGGTGAGCAGCAACTCTCAAGTTCTGGGAACCCAGTATCTTGCTCAACAGGTGACGATTGGCACTCGCTCCTATCCCCTCATTGCCCGATCACAGGTGGTTAATGGACAAAAGATCGACCAAAACACCAATCCTGGAACGCTGAAAGATGCTGTTACCTCTGCGGCAGCTAGGGCAGCGCTATCCGTCCTGTTGGGGCAAAAAGTAGATTTGGGCAGCATCCTGACAAGTGCAACAGGTGGGCAGACCAATCCAACACAGACTCCTGGTAACTTGATTGTGATTGATCCGTCCAACGACCTGCGGCTGACTCTAAGTTCCGATTTTTACGTCGCTCCTTAA